The Mauremys reevesii isolate NIE-2019 linkage group 13, ASM1616193v1, whole genome shotgun sequence genome contains a region encoding:
- the LOC120380119 gene encoding olfactory receptor 12-like: METTREDNCTALTEFILLGLGSGPAPHIVPFLVFLVIYMTTVLGNTSMILLIRANSHLHTPMYLFLINLSVLDLCFTSIVAPKAMASLLAGSKAISYNGCATLLFFFSVFLTAEGFLLAAMAWDRYIIICNPLLYPITMSKWVCVQLVAGSYFGGCVNSMVQTGFTFTLYYCGSNEIDRFFCDGPPLNLVMFTLCSLIIGSTSLFVLISYAYIISTILRIRSAEGRHKAFSTCTSHIIAVSLFYGSTAFMYSQPTWLTSLYPRKAVSVFTPCHPHDESPHLQCKEQRGERSLGKNYGEEIFEKLSLGYEHRDQICL; the protein is encoded by the exons ATGGAGACAACAAGAGAGGACAACTGCACAGCACTGACAGAATTCATCCTGCTGGGGCTTGGAAGTGGTCCGGCACCTCACATAGTTCCCTTTTTGGTGTTTCTGGTGATTTACATGACCACTGTGCTTGGGAACACCAGCATGATCCTCCTCATTAGAGCTAACTCTCACCTGCACACCCCCATGTACCTCTTCCTAATTAACCTGTCAGTCTTAGACCTCTGCTTCACCTCCATCGTTGCCCCCAAAGCCATGGCGAGCCTCCTAGCAGggagcaaagccatttcctacaaTGGATGTGCCACCCTATTATTCTTCTTTTCTGTCTTCCTCACTGCTGAAGGGTTCCTGCTGGCAGCCATGGCGTGGGATCggtacatcatcatctgcaaccCACTCTTGTACCCCATCACCATGTCCAAGTGGGTTTGTGTTCAGCTGGTGGCAGGGTCGTATTTTGGTGGCTGTGTGAACTCCATGGTGCAGACTGGCTTCACCTTTACACTATACTATTGTGGGTCGAACGAGATCGATCGTTTCTTCTGTGATGGCCCTCCCCTG AACTTGGTGATGTTTACCTTATGCAGCCTTATCATAGGGAGCACCTCCCTGTTTGTGCTTATCTCCTATGCTTATATCATCTCCACTATCCTCAGGATTCGCTCTGCTGAGGGCAGACACAAAGCTTTCTCCACCTGCACCTCCCATATAATAGCGGTGAGTTTATTTTATGGGTCCACAGCTTTCATGTATTCACAGCCCACCTGGTTAACTTCTCTGTACCCAAGGAAAGCGGTGTCTGTGTTTACACCTTGTCATCCCCATGATGAATCCCCTCATCTACAGTGTAAGGAACAAAGAGGTGAAAGAAGCTTGGGGAAGAACTATGGGGAAGAAATCTTTGAAAAGTTGAGCCTTGGTTATGAACATAGAGACCAAATCTGCCTGTGA